The following DNA comes from Picosynechococcus sp. PCC 7003.
ATTAAAGGCCGCTCCTCAGGGATTACCGCCTCTTTTTCTACAATGCTCGCCAGGGTTACCCATTCCGCGAGGGACAAATCCAAAGGCACTGTTTCCGCATCGTAGAGGGGCAAAACCACCGCTTCAAATTGGCCCAACATCTGCTCAATGATCGCTGGGGGGCTAGGCTGGGCGTTATCGAGAAAATAGGTGTCGGGAAATAAAAAGCCTTCCAAAGACGTTAAATCTTCTGGCAACCAGGGAAATTGCTCACGAGGAATGGTCTGGGTCGCCGCAATAAATTCCGTGGCGGGGAAAAAACCCAATGCCTCAAAACGGTTGGCCATCTGTTGGATCGTCCAACCTTCGGGGATGGTCACGCTAGTCTGTACCACATCCCCCGACCAAATTTGCTGGGCGATCGCCGGGAGATCTTGGTTCGGTGGAAATTGGTAGGTGCCTGCTTTTAGACTGCCGCCCCGATCCGTGAGCCTGAGCCATTTCACCCAGATCTGCCAGGCCTTAGGAGATTGGATTAAACCCAAAGTCGCTAAATCTTCGCCAATTTGTGCGGCGCCTGTACCAACCGGAATGTCGAGTTGCACCGTCTGGTCAGCATTTTCACCAGGGGCGATCGCCCACCGCCACCAGGCCCAACTCTGCCAAAAGGCGATCGCCACTGTCAGGGTCAGAATCCCAGAAAACCAAGGAAAACCCTGTTTCCGACGTGATAAGGGTTGCGTTTTTGGGGACGCATTAGTCGGCATCGGCATCTTGGAGCAGGAGCGTATCAACTAAACTTTGGATCATCGGATCCCCTGGTTCGAGGATCTCCATTTCTTCATCCTCGGTCACCTTCACAAAAATGGGAATCGGCTCTAGGGGCGTGTAGATGCTATACAGTTGATCGAGGTGGTAGAACCGCGCCAGTTCCTGTAATTCTTCAGCTTCTAGATCCTCGTCTTCGAAATTATCATCTTCAATTTCTAGGGAAAGAATTTTATCTTCCTCTAGGGGGGGCAATTCGCCACGGACGGTCATCACATGGGCCGTATCCTGCAAGATCAAATCATGTTCTGCCAAAACGGCCTTCGCATCGGGGAAAATTTCTGCGAGCTCCTCTGGATCTTCAACCAGTTCCGTTTCCGGTAAATCGCTCTCCTCGGCTTCATCTTCGTCCCAAGCGAGGATTACCACCGGCTGGTCTACCGGCATCAGGAAATAGTACTCAGTGCCATCCTGGGTAATTTCATTCTCAACATAACAATCTAGCGATCGCCCCATGGCATCGGTGAGGGTAACGATGTCCTGAGCATCAAGCTCCCGTCCGGAATCAAAAGAAGGCGAAGACATAGACAGTGGCTGGCAAAAAAGGAACAGAAATAATTTCTCTCAGAATATCACGCAGTGGGCCAAAGTTTTGATTTGTACAGGGCCCCTAAACTCCCACTATGATGTTTTCAATGCGCCCATTGTGATCTGCCCATGTCCAAAGCCCCAATTACTGTCCAATCCGAGGTTACAGCCCCCCTCACAAAAACCGCCCAGGAACAAGAATTTGAAGAGAAACGCCTCCAGGATATGTTGCTGCTCATTGAAACCATGTTTTTGCGAGAAGAGACCACAGTCAAACTGGTTTTAGAATGCCTCTACGATATTGGCTCGGTTAATCTCATCAACAAAAAAGTCCGCCGTCGCCCCCTTAATCGCTTGGCGAAATATATTGCTCGATTTTCTAAGCCTATTTTTCGGATTTTAGCCTGGCGTTGGTTTATGAAAAATTGCCCGACGTTGCTGGTAAATTGGCTCCATGGGAAGGTGTCTAAATTCTAGAAAAGTCTTGATATTTCCATTAATGTTCTAGTGGTTATTCGGAGCACAACAGGGGAACAGCCATGGCAGAAAAAACAGTATTAGTCACGGGGGGAGCGGGTTACATTGGCTCCCAGGCAGTTTTAAGCCTCCAGCGGCGCGGTTATCGGGTGATCGTGCTGGATAACTTGGTTTATGGGCACCGGGATCTGGTGGCGTCGGTGCTCAAAACGGAATTGATCGTCGGAGACACGGGCGATCGCCCTTTGTTAGATCAAATATTTGCAGACCACAAAATCGATGCGGTGATGCACTTTGCCGCCTATGCTTATGTGGGAGAATCGGTCACAGCGCCCGCCAAATACTATCGCAATAACTTGGTCGGGACTTTAACACTCCTGGAGGCGATGATAGCAGCGGGAGTCAAGCAGTTTGTCTTTTCTTCCACCTGTGCCACCTACGGTGAACCAAGCGAAATTCCCATCCCCGAAGCTCATCCCCAAAACCCGATCAACCCCTACGGCATGAGCAAGCTGATGGTGGAAAAAATGCTCTGGGATTTTGACCGAGCCTATGGGCTGCGGTCAGTGATGTTCCGTTATTTCAACGCCGCCGGGGCAGACCCAGAGGGCAACCTCGGAGAAGACCACAATCCCGAAACCCACTTGATTCCCCTGGTACTCTTTGCAGCCCTTGGTAAACGAGACAGTATTTCAATTTTTGGCACCGATTACCCTACCCCCGACGGTACTTGCATCCGCGACTATATCCATGTCAGTGACCTCGCCGATGCCCATGTGCTTGGCCTGGAATATCTACTGCAAGGGGGCGCTACCGATGCTTTTAACCTCGGCAATGGTAATGGGTTTTCGGTAAAAGAGGTGATTGAAGCGGCCCGGAAAATTACTGGCCGAAATATTAAGGCGATCGCCACCGACCGCCGCCCCGGTGATCCTCCCAGCCTTGTAGGGAGCAGCGCCAAAGCCCGCACGATCTTGGGTTGGCAACCCCAATACGCCGACCTCGAAACCATCTTGCAACACGCTTGGCACTGGCACCAACGGCGTCATGGCTAAGGTGTAGAGTGAAAAAAAATCGGCGGTCGCCCAGCAGAAACTCCCGAATTGCGAAAGAGAAAGGAACTCAACCAGATAAAATAAAAAGCCACTACCCCGCTTGTCCACTTTCTAAACTCAAGAGGATATACAACATTGTCTCGTCGTTATCTCTTTACCTCCGAATCCGTCACCGAGGGACATCCCGATAAAATTTGTGACCAAATCTCCGACGCAATTTTAGACGCGGTGTTGGCTGCTGATCCCACTAGCCGTGTTGCTGCTGAAGTTGTAACCAATACCGGTTTGGTGCTGATTACGGGTGAATTAACAACCCAAGCGAATGTGAATTTTATCCAGGTGGCTCGCCAGAAAATTGAAGAAATTGGCTATACCAATGCGGACAACGGCTTTTCTGCCAATAGCTGTTCTGTGTTGATTGCCCTGGATGAACAGTCCCCCGACATCGCCCAGGGGGTAACTAGCGCCCAGGAGCAACGGCATCAACTCAGTGACGACGAACTCGACGAAATTGGTGCCGGAGACCAAGGGTTAATGTTTGGCTATGCCTGCAACGAGACACCCGAATTAATGCCCCTCCCCATTAGCTTGGCCCATCGTCTGTCTTTGAAATTGAGCCAAGTGCGCAAAAACGGTGAACTGCCCTACCTCGGCCCCGACGGTAAAACCCAAGTCACGGTGATCTACGAGGACGGCAAACCCGTGGGGATCGATACGATTTTGATTTCGACCCAGCACACAGAGACCATTGGGGAACTGACAGACAACACGGAGATCCAAACCAAGATCAAGGCGGATCTTTTAGAAAAAGTTGTTAAACCCGTTTTTGCCGGCGCAACGGTAGGTTTAAGTGACAGTACGAAATTCCTCGTGAATCCTACTGGCAAGTTTGTCATTGGTGGCCCCCAGGGGGATTCTGGTTTGACGGGCCGCAAGATTATCATCGATACCTACGGTGGCTATTCCCGCCACGGGGGTGGTGCTTTCTCTGGCAAAGATCCCACTAAGGTAGACCGCAGTGCTTCCTATGCTTGCCGTTATGTGGCGAAGAATATCGTCGCGGCGGGCCTGGCGGAAAAATGCGAGGTGCAGGTGAGTTATGCGATTGGGGTTGCCCGTCCAGTCAGTGTGATGATCGAGACCTTTGGCACTTGCACGGTAGATGAGGATCGGTTGCTGGAAGTGGTGCAGAAACATTTTGAACTGCGTCCGGCGGGGATTATCCAGGCCTTTGATCTGCGCAATTTACCGAGCCAACGTGATGGGCGTTTTTATCAGGATGTGGCCGCCTATGGGCATTTTGGCCGGACAGACTTGGATCTTCCCTGGGAGCGTTTGGACAAGGTCGAAATCCTGAAACAGGAGCTAGCCACGGCCACCGTTGTCTAGTTTTCTTGCGTACTGACGTCCTAAACCTAAAAAGCTAATTAAATTTCCCCTGGTGCTTCCTCTGGCAGTGGGGGATTTTTGTTGAGTTGGCGATCTCCACGTTTGAGAGCATCCGCCAGCATGGCTTCGCCGATGACGACATTGAGCTGATCCCCTAGGAGCATCACCAGGGCACTGAGTTGGAGCCAGAGCATCAGGATAATCGCCGTCCCCACAGCGCCATAGACACGGTTATATTGGCCAAAGTTGGCAACATAGAGGCGAAATAAAGAAGAGATAATCGCCCAGGAAACGGCCCCTAAAACGGCACCGGGGAGAATGGGCATCCCTTTAATCAGACGACTAGAACCCATGCTGTAGATAAAGGCAAAGGCAATGGAAACGATCGCCAAGGCAACGGGCAAACTCAAGAAACGCCAGAGAATGACCAACAAATTTGCCAGATCGTAATTGATCTCCATATCGACGATTAGATTTTGGATAAAGAGAATCGAAAAACACAGAGCAAAAAAAGCAACAAGGGCGATCGCCAAGCCAAAGGACATTTGTTTGAGTTTGCGCAGGGGGTGACGCCGATCAGGGGGACTCGTCAGAATATTAACCACCATCGCAATGATGCCCGTCCCTAACCCCAACGCTAAGGGGAAACTCAGCAATCGCCAGAGGGTGACCAGGACATTGACCCCCGTCGTATCCACGGGTAAACGCACAATCAAATCTAGCCCCACTTTAATCACGCTATCGCCCACCAGCACCAGGAATGAGGCGAAAATCAACAGGGCGATCGCCCCCAGGGTGATAAAAATCGACATCAACTTAGCTTTCCAGAAAGGACGCCGTTGTTCCGGGGGGATTTCATGGATTTGATCGAGGGCATTCATCGCCGCACTCAGCGCCCCAGACGAGACCCAGATCGTCGCCACAAAACTCACTGAAAATAAACTTTTACTGGGGGTTTTACTAATTTCCGCTGCGAACTCCCGCAGGAGCGTCCACACCGACACCGGCATTACATCTTCGTAATAGCTGGCCAACTGCAAAATTGTTTGATTATCTAGGGTAGCCGTAAATAACCCCAGGGCCGTCAATGCCATGATGATCGTGGGGAACAAAGACAGCATCACATTAAAAGCAATCTCTGCCGAAAGCCCCAGCAGTCGTCGCCGCAACGCCTGGCGGATTGTCCAATACAGCGTTCGGTGATTGAGAAATAAAAAAAATCGCAAAAAACGTTTCATCGCCAGACCGATCGGGGCAACATATTTTTTCGGGCGTGTCTACGCAGCTGCATTTGCTGAAACATTTTGAGATTCCAAGAAGTACAGTACCACTACCTATTAGTTTATCGGTCAAACCTGTTTTCGCAGCGGGGCAAGGCTCGTTTTGCCGTTAACCATATTCCGTCGGCGATCGCCTTGCTTCTCCCATGTACAAACGCACCAGAGCTGGGCCACTGCCACACTAATCAAGAATTATCTGGCGATCTAATCACATAACCAAGTCCCTTTTTATTGAAAAAATTGTTCCCAAAGTTTACCAATGAAAGAATATTTGATAGATTGCTTTTGAGAAAATTCCCTTTAGCCTTAATATAAATTAGCCACAAAATCTCAATTGAGAAGCGTTTAAAACACGGCCTAAGATTTGCTATTTTCCTCCGAAGTTATCAATCTCTAAGCGGATGCTTAAAAAGTCTACTTTGCCCCCTAGTTGGGGGGAGATCACCTCGGTTTTTGGTTAAAAAAAGTTCCCCAAATTGCGTGATTCGGCGGACGACTTGACAACATTTGATACTTCTCAGATAACCTCTAAAAAGAGTCAAGTAATCCCTAAATGCAGGGGATCACCCCTCAACCCCATAAATTCAAGCTTTGGTTTCTAAAAGGAAATTTTTCGTTTGAGGTTCAAATCCCAAGCCCCTAGAGGTGACTCTCCTATTGAATAGTTTTCAAGTCGAGCCGAGTAAAAAAATAAAGAAAAAATTAAATCTTGCAAGCCATTGGTCATTACTTTTTATAAAAATAAGCCGTTGTTGCGGGGAAAAATAGCGACAATATGATTAGCCCTACATCACTTTTCGATGGTGGAGGTAACTGATATGTTACGCCCTACAATGCATCAAACCCTGAGTCTGTTGCTGGTGCCCCTCGGCTTAGTCCTGGCCACAGCCCTAGGCCCTCAAAAAAATCTCAATGCCCAATCCTGCAATGTCTACATGGGTCAAGCAGTGACTGGCGCGAGTGTCAACGTGGATCGCTGTTCTATCCGTCGAGCCAGTGAACGCAGTGTTAACTTCACTTACTACCTCGGCCAAATGAAAATTAATGCCCAGGCCCATTGTTGGGATAATACCTGGACGAGCTTCCATGATGGGGTGACCCATAGCCCCAGATCCACAGCCACGCAAAATATGTTGAACTTTGTCTGTGATGGCAACCCCGGTAATACAGGTGCAAACGATACCGCCTTTGTCTTTGCTCCCCCTTCTAATGTGCGAACCTATCCCAATGGGCCAATTTTGTGCACAGTGCGATCGCGCCAAACCATCAACCTCTACGGCAACCAGGGAAATTGGTTTTATACCGATGTCTGCGGTGGCATGGGGATGATCCACTCTAGCCAAATTCGTTTCTAGGGATTTATGGCGATACGCAATGTTGGACGCCTAGCTTTGGGCCGTTGGTGGGACATTTGTTGTCTTAGGTGGGAGCCTTGCTCAACGGAAAAATTATTTTGGTGATTTTTTGGCGGCTCCGTAAAAGATCAACAACGCGATGTAACAAACCCCAGGGGAGAGATACACTACAGGGTAGCGCTGGGGTTATTTGATTCAATCAGTGAGGAAAGCATGCCCATCAATAACGCATCACAATTAGAGCGTCTACTCTCTTTAGTCAAAGAAGGTCAGCTTACCCAGGCGGAGTTTAATGTACTCCAGGCTCACTTTGACCTCAAAATATCCCCCATCCCCCAAGGCTCGCCGAATCAGACGACTACGACCCCAGAGTCTCCATCGACGGAAGAAAAAACCGCCGATTCTTTTTGGAAGAAGCCAATTTTTGGCAACAAGAGCTTGGTGGAGAAGGTCACAAATTATTTTGCGAAGCCTGCGGTTCCCCCTTATTTTCTTGATCGCTATGGGCAGCTTTGGAAGCAGCTTGAAACGAAGGCAATCACCCTCCAGGGCTTAGAAAATCGAAAATTTGGCAATCAGGAATTTCTTGATTTCTTTCGGATTCGGATTTTAATCGATCTGAACATGGGCACCTTTAAAAATCTCAAGAATACGATTGATTTGTTTGAGGTGATGTTATTTTCCCTCGAAAGTTTTGTGTTGATTAATGAGACCGAATTTCTGTATCGCAGCCCAACTCAGCTTAAGGTCTACGAGGCGATCGCCGATATTTTGGACAACAACACAGACAGCACCGAGATTGTCCTGGAAATGAAAGCGAAGGTCACCCCTTTCCTCAAGGAATTTAAGACAGATGAGGGCTTGCGGGTTACTAAAAACTATATTTTGGCGATTAAAGAGGTCAGCCGCTATAAAAGTGGTGTGAAGTTGCTGAATATTTTGAGAAACTTGAAATCACGCTATTCTCTACTATTGTCAACCTTCAAACTAGCCCAGGAAGTGTTAACCCAGCCGATTGGTACGAACCTAGAGGTTTTGGAGCAGCGGGTTTTGGAGATCGAGGAAACTGTTTATACTCTGTGTTCGGCGATGGGGATGCCGAGGAATCAAAATAACCTTTTGGGCCACGTCAAAGTGTTTCACTTCCTGGCCTTGAACTACCGTAATAAAAATGCAGGGGCTGAGTTTAAGGCTCTCCTGGGGGATCTCAGAAAGTGGGAGCAAATTGCTGGAGAGTTGCAAAACATCAAAGATGCTTATCCTGCCAGTGACTATGATGTACCAGATATCTTTAAGCAGGATTTCCCTGGTTTGCCCCTCTATCAGAAATACCAACGTTTCTTAAATATTCGCAAGACCTAAGAGCCTGTTTATAAAGCCCCCCGGCCCCCCAGTTTGGGGGAGATTTTTAGGCAAATCAGTGGGTCAAAGTCCCCCAGCTTGCCGGAGCTTTAGTGAGGGGATTTAGGGGGCCAATCTAGGGATTTATTAACTTTATAAATGACCTCTAAAGGCGACGTTGCCAGCTTTTTTAGGGTTAAGCTTGCTCGATGTCTTTATGGAATTGACAAAGGGTGTGTTGGGCGATCGCCTGCCAGGATTTCCCGGTGTGTTGGGCGATCGCCTTAACGTCTTCGTATTCCGGTTGGACGTTATAAATTTTGTCGCCCCGGTAGCCGATTTTCAGTTGAATATCTCCGGCCGGGGTGGCAACGGTTGCAAAGCGCCGCTGGAGAATTGACCGGGTTTGGGTTTGGCGACGGATGCCGAGGGTACTGGTTTCGATAAACAAAATTTCTTCGCAAATCTCAACCAACGCAACGGGACAAATCACCGTTAAGAGAGTACCCAGCCGATTTTTCTTCATCGTGATCCCCTGGGTGAAAACGTCTAAGGCCCCAGCCGCTTGTAATTTTTCGCAGGCATAGGCGATCGCCTGGGGATTGAGATCATCAATTTGGGTTTCCAGGGTAACGACAGTTTCCAGGTGAGGCGTTTCTGGCTGGTGACCGATCCAGAGCCGCAACAGATTGGGTAAAGGTAAATCAATGGTGCCGGAACCGAGGGCAATTTTTTCGAGGGTCATGGCTGGTGGCCGACAAAATTCCGTCGCTAACGTGGTGGCGATCGCCGCGCCAGTGGGGGTGACTAATTCTTTTTCGATGCCATTGCTATAGACCGGAACTTGGCGTTGTTGCCAGAGTTGAAGCACTGCTGGTACAGGTACGGGCAAAATGCCGTGGGCTGCTTTCACTGTGCCGCCACCGGTGGGCATGGGCGCACAATACAATTCATCAATCTCCAGCCAATCGAGACCCAAACAAGTGCCCACAATATCCACGAGGGCATCGGTCGCGCCGACTTCGTGAAAATGTACTTGCTCTGGGGTTGTGCCGTGCACCGTTGCTTCGGCGATCGCCAAATTCTGAAAAATTGCCAAACTCCAGCGCTCAACCCGCTCTGGTAAGCCAGCCCCTTTAATCATGGCTTGAATTTCTGGCAAATGACGGTGGGGTGCATGGCCATGGTGATGGTGGTGATCTGGGTGATGGCCATGCTCCTGGGAATGGGAATGATCATGGTGAGCGGACTCAGTTTTGAGATCCACAAAGACCTTTGTCGCCCGCTGTCCTTGACGAATCACCATTTCCGCCCGAAGATCGTATTCAGCGGCAATTCCCAAGCGATTTAGCTGATTTTTGAGGTATTCCAGCGGTACGCCCCCATCTACCAATGCACCGAGACACATATCCCCTGCAATTCCCGTCGGGCATTCAAGATAGGCAATTTTTTTCATAGCGACAAAAACAATGGCTAATTATTATTCTCTCCACCCCAAAAATCCCCAGCAACGGGATTTAGAGGCGATCGCCCAACAACTCCGGGCCGGGGCCGTGATGTTATATCCAACAGATACAGTGTACGCCATTGGTTGTGATCTCACCGCAAAGCAAGCCGTGCAAAAAGTGCGCCAACTGAAGCGCCTCGCCAACGATAAACCCCTCACTTTCCTCTGCTCGTCCCTGTCGAATATTTCTGAATATGCCCTGGTCAGTGACGAAGCCTACCGGATTATGAAACGGGCAATTCCTGGCCCCTACACTTTCTTACTGCCTGCCACAAAACAGGTGCCGAAGCTAGTGATGAGCCCCAAACGCCGCAGCACCGGGATCCGCGTCCCCGATCACGCCATTTGCCAGGGTTTACTCCAGGCCCTCGGCAATCCGATTGTTTCTACCTCTGCCCACCTGCCAGACGAAGACGGTGAACCCTTTACCCTCGGCCTCGAAAAAGCGCGCCTGTTCGATGCCCTAGAACCCCTTGTCGATATCATCATCGATAGTGACAGCGAACCCGGCACCAAGACCTCTACAATTCTCGACTTTTGCGATCGCCAACCAACCCTTATTCGTAAAGGCCTCGGCTGGGATGCCCTTGAAAGCTGGCTCGATATCGTCGATCTCTCCGACGCCACCCAATAAACCCACTATCCTTCCCTGGGGAAGGTGGCCGCTAGGCCGGAAGGGGTTCTTCCCTGGGGAAGGTGGCCGCTAGGCCGGAAGGGGTTCTTCCCTGGGGAAGGTGGCCGCTAGGCCGGAAGGGGTTCTTGTTCTTCCCTGGGGAAGGTGGCCGTTAGGCCGGAAGGGGTTCTTCCCTGGGGAAGGTGGCCAATCTTCTCCCCTTCAGGGGAGCTAGAGGGGTGTAGGTGTTTCTCAAAAAGGGAACTAGAGGGGTGTCATTCTCGCTAGCCCCGTTGCCCGGTGATGATATAAGAAACACGTTGGGCAATATTTGTGGCGTGGTCTGCCATGCGTTCTAAATCCCGAATAATCAACGCCATTAAAATAAATGGTTCCATAACCCCAGGCTGATTTTGCTGCTGGGCCAAGGCCGCATAAATGCGGTCATAATCATCATCGACCCGGTCATCCAATCTTTTTACATAGGCGCCTGCATTGGGGTCTAGATCCGCTAAAGCCACCAAGCTTGTGGACAACATCAACTGGGCGTGCTCCGACATCCCTTCAATATCCGCCATCAGAATGTGGGTCGAATAGGGGACTAAACGCATTGACTTTTCTGCTAAATCCTCCGCATAATCAGCGATCCGTTCCAAATCTCGCACTAACTGCATAAACGCACTCACAAACCGACAATCTTGACTCACTGGGGCCTTCAAGGTGAGCATTGCCGAGCAATCAGCTTCAATCTGGCGATAGTAGCGGTCAATCTCTTTATCCAAGGCCCGGAGCGTTTCATAGGCCTCTAAATCTTCTTTAAACAGACAGTTATGACC
Coding sequences within:
- a CDS encoding YihY/virulence factor BrkB family protein, producing MKRFLRFFLFLNHRTLYWTIRQALRRRLLGLSAEIAFNVMLSLFPTIIMALTALGLFTATLDNQTILQLASYYEDVMPVSVWTLLREFAAEISKTPSKSLFSVSFVATIWVSSGALSAAMNALDQIHEIPPEQRRPFWKAKLMSIFITLGAIALLIFASFLVLVGDSVIKVGLDLIVRLPVDTTGVNVLVTLWRLLSFPLALGLGTGIIAMVVNILTSPPDRRHPLRKLKQMSFGLAIALVAFFALCFSILFIQNLIVDMEINYDLANLLVILWRFLSLPVALAIVSIAFAFIYSMGSSRLIKGMPILPGAVLGAVSWAIISSLFRLYVANFGQYNRVYGAVGTAIILMLWLQLSALVMLLGDQLNVVIGEAMLADALKRGDRQLNKNPPLPEEAPGEI
- the larC gene encoding nickel pincer cofactor biosynthesis protein LarC, coding for MKKIAYLECPTGIAGDMCLGALVDGGVPLEYLKNQLNRLGIAAEYDLRAEMVIRQGQRATKVFVDLKTESAHHDHSHSQEHGHHPDHHHHHGHAPHRHLPEIQAMIKGAGLPERVERWSLAIFQNLAIAEATVHGTTPEQVHFHEVGATDALVDIVGTCLGLDWLEIDELYCAPMPTGGGTVKAAHGILPVPVPAVLQLWQQRQVPVYSNGIEKELVTPTGAAIATTLATEFCRPPAMTLEKIALGSGTIDLPLPNLLRLWIGHQPETPHLETVVTLETQIDDLNPQAIAYACEKLQAAGALDVFTQGITMKKNRLGTLLTVICPVALVEICEEILFIETSTLGIRRQTQTRSILQRRFATVATPAGDIQLKIGYRGDKIYNVQPEYEDVKAIAQHTGKSWQAIAQHTLCQFHKDIEQA
- the galE gene encoding UDP-glucose 4-epimerase GalE — encoded protein: MAEKTVLVTGGAGYIGSQAVLSLQRRGYRVIVLDNLVYGHRDLVASVLKTELIVGDTGDRPLLDQIFADHKIDAVMHFAAYAYVGESVTAPAKYYRNNLVGTLTLLEAMIAAGVKQFVFSSTCATYGEPSEIPIPEAHPQNPINPYGMSKLMVEKMLWDFDRAYGLRSVMFRYFNAAGADPEGNLGEDHNPETHLIPLVLFAALGKRDSISIFGTDYPTPDGTCIRDYIHVSDLADAHVLGLEYLLQGGATDAFNLGNGNGFSVKEVIEAARKITGRNIKAIATDRRPGDPPSLVGSSAKARTILGWQPQYADLETILQHAWHWHQRRHG
- a CDS encoding DUF3727 domain-containing protein, yielding MSSPSFDSGRELDAQDIVTLTDAMGRSLDCYVENEITQDGTEYYFLMPVDQPVVILAWDEDEAEESDLPETELVEDPEELAEIFPDAKAVLAEHDLILQDTAHVMTVRGELPPLEEDKILSLEIEDDNFEDEDLEAEELQELARFYHLDQLYSIYTPLEPIPIFVKVTEDEEMEILEPGDPMIQSLVDTLLLQDADAD
- the metK gene encoding methionine adenosyltransferase yields the protein MSRRYLFTSESVTEGHPDKICDQISDAILDAVLAADPTSRVAAEVVTNTGLVLITGELTTQANVNFIQVARQKIEEIGYTNADNGFSANSCSVLIALDEQSPDIAQGVTSAQEQRHQLSDDELDEIGAGDQGLMFGYACNETPELMPLPISLAHRLSLKLSQVRKNGELPYLGPDGKTQVTVIYEDGKPVGIDTILISTQHTETIGELTDNTEIQTKIKADLLEKVVKPVFAGATVGLSDSTKFLVNPTGKFVIGGPQGDSGLTGRKIIIDTYGGYSRHGGGAFSGKDPTKVDRSASYACRYVAKNIVAAGLAEKCEVQVSYAIGVARPVSVMIETFGTCTVDEDRLLEVVQKHFELRPAGIIQAFDLRNLPSQRDGRFYQDVAAYGHFGRTDLDLPWERLDKVEILKQELATATVV
- the phoU gene encoding phosphate signaling complex protein PhoU, with translation MQLFHQSPQRERTQFERSLQRLEQEVLRMGALVEQAFRLGHNCLFKEDLEAYETLRALDKEIDRYYRQIEADCSAMLTLKAPVSQDCRFVSAFMQLVRDLERIADYAEDLAEKSMRLVPYSTHILMADIEGMSEHAQLMLSTSLVALADLDPNAGAYVKRLDDRVDDDYDRIYAALAQQQNQPGVMEPFILMALIIRDLERMADHATNIAQRVSYIITGQRG
- a CDS encoding L-threonylcarbamoyladenylate synthase gives rise to the protein MANYYSLHPKNPQQRDLEAIAQQLRAGAVMLYPTDTVYAIGCDLTAKQAVQKVRQLKRLANDKPLTFLCSSLSNISEYALVSDEAYRIMKRAIPGPYTFLLPATKQVPKLVMSPKRRSTGIRVPDHAICQGLLQALGNPIVSTSAHLPDEDGEPFTLGLEKARLFDALEPLVDIIIDSDSEPGTKTSTILDFCDRQPTLIRKGLGWDALESWLDIVDLSDATQ
- the mltG gene encoding endolytic transglycosylase MltG, which produces MPMPTNASPKTQPLSRRKQGFPWFSGILTLTVAIAFWQSWAWWRWAIAPGENADQTVQLDIPVGTGAAQIGEDLATLGLIQSPKAWQIWVKWLRLTDRGGSLKAGTYQFPPNQDLPAIAQQIWSGDVVQTSVTIPEGWTIQQMANRFEALGFFPATEFIAATQTIPREQFPWLPEDLTSLEGFLFPDTYFLDNAQPSPPAIIEQMLGQFEAVVLPLYDAETVPLDLSLAEWVTLASIVEKEAVIPEERPLIAGVFVNRLEQGMRLETDPTVEYGLGIRQTKEQPLTLEQVRTPNPYNTYLNEGLPPGAIASPGLASFRATSKPEATDFLFFVANYDGTHVFSETLAEHEAATQRIRAAIDGETE